The following proteins are co-located in the Anomalospiza imberbis isolate Cuckoo-Finch-1a 21T00152 chromosome 1, ASM3175350v1, whole genome shotgun sequence genome:
- the OSBPL1A gene encoding oxysterol-binding protein-related protein 1 isoform X5: MFSRNDFSIWSILRKCIGMELSKITMPVIFNEPLSFLQRLTEYMEHTYLIHKASSLSSATERMQCVAAFAVSAVASQWERTGKPFNPLLGETYELIRDDLGFRLLSEQVSHHPPISAFYAEGLNNDFVFHGSIYPKLKFWGKSVEAEPKGTMTLELLEHNEAYTWTNPTCCVHNIIVGKLWIEQYGNVEITNHKTGEKCVLSFKPCGLFGKELHKVEGYIQDKSKKKLCALYGKWTECLYSVDPATFEAYKKNDKKNTEEKKSTKQVGNTEESDEMPLPDSESVYVIPGSVLLWKITPRPPNSAQMYNFTSFAMALNELDKEMESVIPKTDCRLRPDIRAMENGEIDLASEEKKRLEEKQRTARKNRSKSEEDWKTRWFHQGPNPHTGTQDWLYSGNYWDRNYFNLPDIY, translated from the exons GAGTTGTCGAAGATCACAATGCCGGTTATATTCAACGAGCCCCTGAGCTTCCTCCAGCGACTCACGGAGTACATGGAGCACACGTACCTCATCCACAAAGCCAGCTCACTTTCCAGTGCGACCGAGCGAATGCAG TGTGTTGCTGCATTTGCTGTGTCTGCTGTAGCCTCGCAGTGGGAGCGTACTGGGAAGCCGTTCAACCCATTGCTTGGAGAGACCTATGAACTGATCAG AGATGATCTTGGATTTAGACTTCTCTCAGAGCAAGTCAGCCATCATCCACCAATCAGTGCTTTCTATGCTGAAGGCTTAAATAATGATTTTGTGTTTCATGGATCAATTTATCCTAAACTCAAATTCTGGGGCAAGAGTGTGGAAGCAGAACCAAAAGGCACGATGACGCTGGAGCTTCTTGA GCACAACGAAGCCTATACATGGACAAATCCTACATGCTGTGTGCATAACATTATTGTGGGCAAACTTTGGATTGAGCAGTATGGAAACGTGGAAATAACTAACCATAA AACTGGTGAGAAATGCGTACTAAGCTTCAAGCCCTGCGGCCTctttgggaaggagctgcacaAAGTTGAAGGCTACATTCAGGACAAAAG CAAAAAGAAACTCTGTGCGTTGTATGGGAAGTGGACCGAGTGTTTGTACAGTGTTGACCCAGCTACATTCGAAGCTTACAAGAAAAATgacaagaaaaatacagaagagaagaaaagcactAAACAG GTGGGCAATACTGAGGAATCAGATGAGATGCCATTGCCTGACTCTGAGAGTGTGTATGTTattcctggaagtgttttgCTATGGAAGATAACTCCAAGACCTCCAAATTCAGCACAG ATGTATAATTTTACAAGCTTTGCTATGGCTTTGAATGAGTTGGACAAAGAAATGGAGAGTGTCATTCCCAAAACTGACTGCCGGCTACGACCAGATATCAGAGCTATGGAAAATGGAGAAATAG ATCTGGCtagtgaagaaaagaaaaggctaGAAGAAAAACAGAGGACCGCCCGCAAAAATCGTTCAAAGTCAGAGGAAGACTGGAAGACGAG ATGGTTCCATCAAGGCCCAAATCCCCACACTGGTACACAGGACTGGCTTTACTCTGGCAACTACTGGGACAGAAACTACTTTAACTTGCCTgatatttattaa